One stretch of Lytechinus variegatus isolate NC3 chromosome 17, Lvar_3.0, whole genome shotgun sequence DNA includes these proteins:
- the LOC121430579 gene encoding neurotrypsin-like produces the protein MDLHRITLVFLTALLMQYSNHMVRCVITDVQLVGGPSSNKGTVEIKQDGGDWETTCGINLDINDVIVICRQLGFTGASIAMKTIPYGQNSTPAIGLGCDGNEGNLSACPTLPTLSWCSSAGSASCHGEGYLGCFVDDVGNRVFSGNMNVSSSMSISYCIQFCQESTTANYAYAGVENRGECYCGGASDNYTRHGVGVDSDCSAPCHGDPTDNCGSSGYIAIFISLGVVLGEGVVIITLSVLLIVLVIYNFRIRRMMKDSNKDQKTQHVDLVESSSSPKKDTGFYHDIQDVMISDPSATSDGDIHYSSQIYEHKRANVLNPDDTSAPHYSYMI, from the exons ATGGATTTGCATCGGATCACCCTCGTGTTTCTAACGGCTCTTCTAATGCAGTACAGTAACCACATGGTCAGATGCGTCATAACAG ATGTACAACTGGTTGGTGGTCCATCATCTAATAAAGGTACAGTAGAGATCAAGCAAGATGGCGGCGATTGGGAGACGACATGTGGAATAAATCTTGACATAAATGACGTCATTGTCATCTGCAGACAGTTAGGATTCACTGGAGCAAGCATAGCAATGAAGACCATACCTTATGGACAGAATTCAACCCCCGCCATAGGTTTAGGTTGTGACGGAA ATGAAGGTAACCTGTCAGCATGTCCTACATTACCAACTTTATCTTGGTGTTCTTCAGCAGGATCAGCATCTTGTCATG GTGAGGGATATCTCGGATGTTTTGTGGATGATGTGGGTAACAGAGTGTTTTCTGGCAATATGAATGTTAGTTCATCGATGAGTATTTCATATTGCATCCAGTTCTGTCAAGAGTCTACCACAGCTAACTATGCATACGCTGGTGTTGAAAATAGGGGTGAATGTTATTGTGGAGGAGCCAGTGATAACTATACTAGACACGGAGTGGGTGTAGATTCGGACTGTTCTGCTCCATGTCATGGAGACCCAACTGACAACTGTGGTAGTTCAGGATACATAGCTATCTTTATAA GTCTAGGCGTTGTACTTGGCGAAGGTGTTGTCATCATTACCCTTAGTGTACTCCTCATCGTCTTGGTAATATACAACTTTCGCATCCGAAG GATGATGAAAGACTCTAACAAGGATCAAAAGACACAGCATGTAGATTTGGTGGAATCATCAAGTTCGCCTAAAAAAGACACAGGTTTTTATCATGATATTCAGGATGTCATGATATCGGATCCATCGGCAACATCTGATGGAGACATTCACTACTCTTCTCAGATATACGAACATAAACGTGCCAATGTATTGAATCCTGACGACACCAGTGCACCACACTACTCCTATATGATCTAA